A segment of the Candidatus Bipolaricaulota bacterium genome:
ATGGCGGGGACAAGCCCCGCCACTACGAAAAATGGCGTCCCTTTCAGGGTTTGGTTGGTGTTTCTACAAGCCCGAGTAACGGTTCTTTACGCGGTGCCGGCATGGTCTCAATCCCTTTCAGGGTTTGGTTGGTGTTTCTACTCCGCCGGCGCGAACCCGCTTGGCACCGCCATCGAGGCACAGTCCGCGCGGACCGCTCCGTTGACCCCGATTATACCCGCTGGACAAGCCTGCTTCATCGGGGTGAAAAACTCGGTTTTTCCGGATTGCATCGGGATCGCGCGGATCCCCGGGAGTTTCCCCACCGCTACCCGTCCGCGGTATTCACTTGTCAAAGATCTAATTATCTCAACCTACAAATATCGCCGTATCCGGAAGAAGGCGTCGGCGCCCGATGCGCTCGTCCGCTGTCTCAGTTTTCCGCGTTTGTGCTCAACCGGATAGTAGATTCCTTTTACTTCCTCCACTACGTCGGCATAACCGATCAGCCCGAGGCGACGTGAATAGAGCGGGACCTTGCGCCATTGC
Coding sequences within it:
- the cas4 gene encoding CRISPR-associated protein Cas4; the encoded protein is MSEPIPISLVSEYVFCPRAAWFSYAGGAFQPNEFTVEGELLHKRVHTKGTDKRSGFRQWRKVPLYSRRLGLIGYADVVEEVKGIYYPVEHKRGKLRQRTSASGADAFFRIRRYL